In the genome of Candidatus Epulonipiscium sp., one region contains:
- the rimP gene encoding ribosome maturation factor RimP — translation MSKQKVEHIVQSYLEPITKEHGFELVDLEYVKEGTNWYLRVFIDKEGGITIDDCEIVSKELEQILDEEDPIDNAYILEVSSPGLDRPLKKESDFKRFKGDIVDIKLYKAFNKKKEYRGELQGLKDNIVTITDEDSHELNFDRDDIAMIRLAILF, via the coding sequence ATGTCAAAACAAAAGGTTGAACATATTGTACAATCTTACTTGGAACCAATTACGAAGGAGCATGGATTTGAATTGGTAGATTTAGAGTATGTGAAAGAAGGAACCAATTGGTACCTTAGGGTTTTTATTGATAAAGAAGGAGGAATCACAATCGATGATTGTGAAATCGTTTCAAAAGAACTAGAACAAATACTAGATGAAGAGGATCCTATAGATAATGCTTATATCTTAGAGGTAAGTTCACCAGGGTTAGATAGACCCCTTAAGAAAGAATCAGATTTTAAAAGGTTTAAGGGAGACATTGTAGATATTAAGCTTTACAAGGCCTTTAATAAAAAGAAGGAATACAGAGGTGAGTTGCAAGGATTAAAGGATAATATTGTAACTATCACAGATGAAGATAGTCATGAATTGAATTTTGACAGAGATGATATTGCTATGATTCGGTTGGCAATTTTATTTTAA
- the nusA gene encoding transcription termination/antitermination protein NusA, which produces MSGDFIDALEQLAQEKGIDKELLIEAIETSLVSACKKNFGTSQNVKVLINREKGDVAVYAQKIVVEEVENDALEILLEDAKKIKPEYELGDIVDIEVTPKNFGRIAAQAAKQVVVQRIREAEREIIYNQYITKEKDIITGIVQRKERKNVMINLGKTEAILPPNEQIIGEDYEFNTRIKIYVLEVKQTTKGPQIYVSRTHPELVKRLFEQEVPEVYEGIVEIKSISREAGSRTKMAVYSKNPEVDPVGSCVGQNGQRVNVIVNELRGEKIDIIQWDEDPKAYIAASLSPSKVINVVVNEEEKSAKVVVPDYQLSLAIGKEGQNARLAAKLTGWRIDIKSESQAEKAGFIEETEESKKELETSIE; this is translated from the coding sequence ATGAGCGGCGACTTCATCGATGCATTAGAACAGTTAGCACAAGAAAAGGGGATTGATAAGGAACTTCTTATTGAAGCAATCGAAACATCCTTGGTATCAGCTTGTAAAAAGAATTTTGGTACTTCACAAAATGTTAAGGTGCTTATCAATCGAGAAAAGGGAGATGTGGCTGTTTATGCACAAAAAATAGTGGTCGAAGAGGTAGAAAATGATGCCTTGGAAATTTTGTTGGAAGACGCAAAAAAAATTAAGCCAGAGTATGAATTAGGTGATATTGTAGATATTGAGGTTACTCCGAAAAATTTTGGGAGGATAGCTGCCCAAGCAGCTAAACAAGTAGTGGTTCAAAGAATAAGAGAAGCCGAAAGAGAAATAATATACAATCAATACATTACCAAAGAAAAGGATATCATAACAGGGATTGTTCAAAGGAAAGAAAGAAAAAATGTTATGATTAACTTAGGAAAAACAGAAGCCATTCTTCCCCCTAACGAACAAATTATCGGAGAAGACTACGAATTTAATACACGGATCAAAATATATGTACTAGAAGTAAAACAAACCACAAAAGGACCACAAATATATGTATCAAGGACCCATCCTGAACTTGTTAAAAGGCTCTTTGAACAGGAGGTTCCTGAGGTATATGAAGGTATTGTCGAAATAAAGAGTATTTCAAGAGAGGCCGGTTCAAGAACTAAAATGGCAGTTTATTCTAAAAATCCTGAGGTGGATCCTGTAGGTTCCTGTGTGGGACAAAATGGACAAAGAGTAAATGTGATTGTCAATGAGCTCAGGGGAGAAAAAATAGATATCATTCAATGGGATGAAGATCCAAAAGCATATATTGCTGCTTCTTTAAGTCCTTCTAAAGTAATTAATGTAGTAGTTAACGAGGAAGAAAAAAGTGCTAAGGTCGTAGTACCGGATTATCAACTTTCCTTAGCCATTGGTAAAGAGGGGCAAAACGCAAGATTAGCCGCAAAATTAACAGGCTGGAGAATTGATATTAAAAGTGAATCCCAAGCTGAAAAAGCAGGGTTTATTGAAGAAACAGAAGAAAGTAAAAAAGAGCTTGAAACAAGCATAGAATAA
- a CDS encoding YlxR family protein: MKKRKIPLRKCTGCQEMKNKKELIRIVRNKEGEISLDYTGKKPGRGAYICPNEECLLKAQKIKGLERSFKINVPNEIYETLKSELKNNNE, from the coding sequence ATGAAAAAAAGAAAAATTCCTCTTAGAAAATGTACTGGCTGCCAAGAAATGAAAAACAAAAAAGAATTAATACGGATTGTAAGAAACAAAGAAGGAGAAATATCCCTAGATTATACGGGTAAAAAGCCGGGACGGGGGGCTTATATCTGCCCTAATGAAGAATGTTTATTAAAAGCACAAAAGATAAAAGGCTTAGAAAGATCTTTTAAGATAAATGTTCCAAATGAAATATATGAAACATTAAAAAGTGAGCTGAAAAATAATAATGAGTGA
- a CDS encoding 50S ribosomal protein L7ae yields the protein MSDSIFFMLGLCQKARKLLSGEYQCEQAIKSEEAKLVIVAEDASANTKKLFKDKCNYRNIPLYEFGTKKRLGKAIGKEERASLAVTDKNLSYKIRQLLDHKVI from the coding sequence ATGAGTGATTCGATATTTTTTATGTTGGGACTATGTCAAAAAGCAAGAAAGCTCTTATCCGGAGAATACCAATGTGAGCAGGCAATAAAATCCGAGGAAGCAAAACTTGTTATTGTTGCGGAGGATGCATCGGCGAATACGAAAAAGTTATTTAAAGACAAATGTAATTATAGAAATATACCTTTATATGAATTTGGTACTAAAAAAAGATTGGGGAAGGCCATAGGTAAGGAAGAAAGAGCTTCTCTGGCTGTAACCGATAAAAACCTTTCATATAAAATAAGACAGTTACTAGATCATAAGGTTATATGA
- the infB gene encoding translation initiation factor IF-2, with protein sequence MEVDYLSKIRVYEIAKQLNISSKELIKQLKEFGIEVHSHMGTLKGEEAQLIIDFYTSEEDELVKDKPAKKSKEEQNDKEEFEKESNDLADKESKNEESNKNKPAAKEDSTESNLEEETLKVIELPSKITVQDFSDKLNQSPTEVIKILISKGIMASINQEIDFEMASQVAEEFDVLVEEEKEIDLAKELLNEEPDNPEDLTERPPIVVIMGHVDHGKTSLLDAIRQSNVTAREAGDITQHIGASMVEIAGKKITFLDTPGHEAFTAMRMRGAQVTDIAILVVASDDGVMPQTIEAINHARAANIQIIVAINKMDKPGANPDRVKQELADHGLLAEDWGGDTICVPVSALQKTNLDTLLEMVLLVAEMGELKANPDKKAKGTIVEAELDKGRGPVATVLVQGGTLEVGDPIVAGAAFGRIRAMMDDRGRRVKKAGPSTPVEILGLSEVPTAGDMFYVTENDKQARQIANTLAIHDREQSLRATPNKVSLDDLFSQIQSGNVKQLNIVVKADVQGSVEAVKQGLERLSNEEVRIHTIHGGVGAITESDVMLASASNAIIIGFNVRPETGAKSVADSEKVDIRLYRVIYNAIEDIEAAMKGMLDPEYKEKVIGHAEIRQTFKVSGIGTIGGAYVQDGKFTRNSKVRIVRNGIVIYEGQLSSLKRFKDDVKEVNSGYECGLTFEKFNDIKEGDIAEAFIMEEIPRA encoded by the coding sequence TTGGAGGTGGATTATTTGTCAAAAATCCGAGTATATGAAATTGCAAAACAGTTAAATATAAGTAGTAAAGAATTAATCAAACAGTTAAAAGAGTTCGGGATTGAAGTACATAGTCATATGGGAACCCTAAAAGGCGAGGAGGCGCAGCTCATTATTGACTTTTATACCAGCGAAGAAGACGAATTAGTAAAAGATAAACCAGCAAAAAAATCAAAAGAAGAACAAAATGATAAAGAAGAATTTGAAAAAGAGTCCAATGACTTAGCAGATAAAGAAAGTAAAAATGAAGAAAGTAATAAAAATAAACCTGCTGCAAAAGAGGATTCTACAGAAAGTAATTTAGAGGAAGAAACCTTAAAAGTGATTGAACTACCAAGCAAAATTACTGTGCAAGATTTTTCAGATAAGCTAAATCAATCCCCTACAGAGGTAATAAAAATATTGATATCAAAAGGTATCATGGCATCTATTAATCAAGAAATAGATTTTGAAATGGCTTCCCAAGTGGCAGAAGAATTTGATGTTTTGGTAGAGGAAGAAAAGGAAATAGATCTAGCAAAAGAACTTCTTAATGAGGAGCCAGATAATCCAGAAGATCTTACAGAAAGACCTCCTATAGTTGTTATAATGGGGCATGTTGACCACGGAAAAACTTCACTTTTGGATGCTATTAGACAAAGTAATGTAACTGCCAGGGAAGCAGGAGACATTACTCAGCACATAGGAGCTTCCATGGTTGAGATTGCAGGTAAAAAGATTACTTTCCTTGATACACCGGGTCATGAGGCATTTACTGCCATGAGAATGCGAGGAGCCCAGGTAACGGATATTGCCATATTGGTTGTAGCTTCAGACGATGGTGTAATGCCCCAAACGATAGAGGCCATTAATCACGCAAGGGCTGCAAACATCCAAATTATAGTAGCAATCAATAAAATGGATAAACCAGGAGCAAACCCCGACCGTGTTAAACAAGAATTGGCCGATCATGGACTTCTTGCAGAAGATTGGGGCGGTGATACAATCTGTGTACCTGTTTCAGCTCTCCAAAAAACCAACTTGGATACTTTACTAGAAATGGTTTTACTAGTAGCAGAAATGGGAGAGTTAAAGGCTAACCCTGATAAAAAAGCAAAAGGAACCATCGTTGAAGCAGAATTAGATAAAGGCAGAGGTCCCGTAGCAACTGTTCTTGTTCAAGGAGGCACCTTAGAAGTAGGGGATCCCATTGTTGCAGGGGCAGCTTTTGGAAGAATAAGAGCAATGATGGATGATAGAGGCCGTCGGGTTAAAAAAGCAGGACCTTCTACCCCAGTTGAAATTTTAGGTTTATCAGAGGTACCAACAGCAGGGGATATGTTTTATGTAACTGAAAATGATAAACAGGCAAGACAAATTGCAAATACCCTAGCTATCCATGATAGAGAGCAATCCCTAAGGGCAACTCCTAATAAGGTTTCCTTAGACGATTTATTTAGTCAAATACAATCCGGTAATGTTAAACAATTAAATATTGTAGTTAAAGCCGATGTTCAAGGTTCTGTAGAGGCAGTAAAACAGGGCCTAGAACGCCTATCTAATGAGGAAGTTAGAATCCATACAATTCATGGGGGCGTTGGGGCTATTACCGAATCTGACGTTATGCTGGCATCAGCTTCTAATGCAATCATCATTGGATTTAATGTTAGACCGGAAACAGGGGCAAAATCAGTAGCTGATAGTGAGAAGGTAGACATTAGGCTATATCGCGTTATCTATAATGCAATCGAAGATATTGAGGCAGCTATGAAAGGAATGCTCGATCCGGAATACAAGGAAAAGGTAATAGGTCATGCAGAAATTCGTCAGACATTTAAGGTATCGGGTATTGGCACCATCGGCGGTGCCTATGTTCAAGACGGTAAATTTACTAGGAATAGCAAAGTACGTATTGTTAGAAATGGTATTGTTATATATGAAGGGCAGCTTAGTTCCCTTAAGAGATTTAAAGATGATGTAAAAGAAGTTAACAGCGGGTATGAATGCGGTTTAACCTTTGAAAAGTTCAATGATATAAAAGAAGGAGACATAGCAGAGGCCTTTATTATGGAGGAAATCCCAAGGGCCTAA
- the rbfA gene encoding 30S ribosome-binding factor RbfA translates to MSKSSRMTRINEEIKKEISDIIRQDLKDPRINQLMVSVINVDTTNDLKHCKVYISVMGDKNQKEGVLEGLKSAGGFIRREIARRINLRNTPEFIFKLDDSIEYGIHLSKILDDINQDAKEDIK, encoded by the coding sequence ATGTCGAAAAGTTCAAGAATGACAAGAATCAATGAAGAAATTAAAAAAGAAATAAGTGATATCATCCGTCAAGATTTAAAAGACCCAAGAATTAATCAGTTGATGGTAAGTGTTATCAATGTTGATACAACCAATGATTTAAAGCACTGTAAGGTTTACATCAGCGTCATGGGAGATAAGAATCAAAAAGAAGGAGTTTTGGAAGGACTAAAAAGCGCCGGGGGATTTATAAGGAGAGAGATTGCCAGAAGAATTAACTTAAGAAATACCCCGGAATTTATATTTAAACTGGATGATTCAATTGAATATGGTATACATCTTTCAAAGATATTAGATGATATAAACCAAGATGCAAAAGAGGATATCAAATAA
- a CDS encoding bifunctional oligoribonuclease/PAP phosphatase NrnA, which produces MKKDIIKQIQNHKYIAIATHINPDGDAIGSCTALALALYKNGKKPIILINERPKKYAFLSGEEFIFEEYPRDIPLELFIALDCGDKERLGDYISYFDNAPISINIDHHISNPKYGHYYYVDSQASSTSEMIYGLIKDCGIPFDGTIAQSIYAGIAYDTGNFRHSSTTSSTHRVISDLLQYDFDFTKILDKLFHLRSLASAKLLGYALNKMEIAYNNEICICTLTRKEMDALGAGTDDTEGIISFMKNIEGVTVAILIYEKKDNDIKVSFRSSGDKDVCSVAQLFKGGGHKKASGCSLSMPIHKAKEEVFNVVLKELF; this is translated from the coding sequence ATGAAAAAGGATATCATAAAACAAATACAAAATCATAAGTACATAGCGATAGCAACCCACATAAATCCTGATGGGGATGCTATCGGCTCCTGTACTGCCTTGGCATTGGCTCTTTATAAAAACGGTAAAAAACCTATAATTCTTATCAATGAACGGCCTAAAAAATATGCTTTTTTATCTGGGGAAGAATTTATTTTTGAAGAATATCCTAGGGATATTCCCCTAGAGTTATTCATAGCCTTAGACTGTGGAGATAAAGAGCGGCTGGGGGATTATATATCCTACTTTGATAATGCCCCTATTTCAATTAATATTGACCATCATATAAGCAATCCCAAATATGGACATTATTATTATGTCGATTCCCAAGCATCTTCAACATCTGAAATGATATATGGGCTCATAAAAGATTGTGGCATTCCTTTTGATGGGACAATAGCACAATCTATTTATGCAGGCATAGCCTATGACACAGGAAACTTTAGACATAGCAGCACAACTTCCTCTACCCATAGGGTAATTTCGGATTTGCTACAATATGATTTTGACTTCACAAAAATTCTTGATAAATTATTTCATTTAAGGTCTTTAGCCTCTGCAAAATTATTAGGATATGCCCTAAATAAGATGGAGATTGCCTATAATAATGAAATTTGTATATGCACCTTAACCCGAAAAGAAATGGATGCCCTAGGCGCCGGTACAGATGACACAGAAGGAATCATTTCTTTCATGAAAAATATAGAAGGTGTAACGGTGGCTATCCTTATATACGAAAAGAAAGATAATGATATTAAGGTAAGCTTTCGTTCTTCAGGAGATAAGGATGTATGTAGTGTAGCGCAATTATTTAAAGGAGGCGGACATAAAAAGGCTTCCGGCTGCTCTTTAAGTATGCCTATTCATAAGGCTAAAGAAGAGGTATTCAATGTAGTATTAAAAGAATTATTTTAG
- the truB gene encoding tRNA pseudouridine(55) synthase TruB, with product MNLNGILNIYKEKGYTSHDVVAVARKILNQKKIGHTGTLDPEAEGVLPICIGKATKAVEYITDQKKIYRAVVKLGTTTTTEDHTGDIITKKPVIFNEEDIRQAVDTFVGEHEQIPPMYSAIKVNGKKLYELARQGKTIERKPRKITIYNIDIHAFMPPDQIQIDVKCSKGTYIRTLCADIGEKLGFGAHMNGLIRTEVGIFNIQNSIKLGDLKELVLKGKVDGAMVKVEKLFDTYPKIKIQSTGEKALKNGNKLHISYAMEKIEKINSSEIFKVYDFSNQFVGLYKIKAEGTEYYLKPLKLFL from the coding sequence ATGAACTTGAATGGTATTTTAAATATTTACAAAGAAAAGGGATATACTTCCCATGATGTAGTAGCTGTAGCTAGAAAAATATTGAACCAAAAAAAAATAGGTCATACAGGAACTTTAGACCCTGAAGCAGAAGGGGTTTTGCCAATTTGTATAGGAAAGGCTACAAAAGCCGTAGAATATATAACTGACCAAAAAAAGATATATAGAGCAGTGGTTAAGCTTGGAACCACTACCACAACCGAAGACCATACAGGAGATATTATTACAAAAAAACCTGTGATTTTTAATGAAGAAGATATTAGGCAGGCAGTGGATACATTTGTAGGTGAACATGAACAAATTCCCCCCATGTATTCAGCTATTAAAGTAAATGGCAAGAAGCTATATGAATTGGCAAGACAGGGTAAAACCATCGAAAGAAAGCCACGGAAGATTACCATTTATAATATAGACATCCACGCCTTCATGCCCCCAGATCAAATTCAAATAGATGTAAAATGTTCTAAGGGTACTTATATTAGGACGCTTTGCGCGGATATCGGTGAAAAATTAGGGTTTGGAGCCCATATGAATGGTTTAATTAGAACAGAGGTAGGGATATTCAATATCCAAAACAGCATTAAATTAGGTGATTTGAAAGAATTAGTTTTAAAAGGAAAAGTTGATGGAGCAATGGTTAAGGTGGAAAAGTTGTTTGATACCTACCCTAAGATAAAAATCCAATCGACCGGTGAAAAGGCCTTAAAAAACGGAAACAAGCTTCATATTTCCTATGCAATGGAAAAGATAGAAAAAATCAATTCCAGTGAAATTTTTAAGGTATACGATTTTTCTAATCAATTTGTGGGGTTGTACAAAATCAAAGCTGAGGGGACGGAATATTACCTAAAACCATTGAAATTATTTTTGTAA